From the Pseudomonadota bacterium genome, the window TGCCCTCTGTGACTTCGTGTCTCTGTCTTTCACCCGTTGGGTGTTATTTCTCATTAACGTAACGCCTTTATTTTTCAAGGCTAAACGCTGATAGCTAACAGCTAATCGCTTAACTTAGGTTGAAGTTGAGCCGCCAAAGCGGACTGAGAACGTTTTTTACGGAACCATCAATTTTAGAAAAAGAGGAAGAGGTATTGCTTGTGATTCATGTTTATTGGATGAGAAAAAAACTGTTTGCTTTTATCCTGATCATGTTTTTATTATGCCTGATGCCGGGGTTGGCAATGGCCGAGCGGCTTTCCATCAAGGTGCCGAAAGCCAATATCCGTTCCGGGCCGGGGACCAAGTATGAGATTATCTGGCAGGTGGGGAGATATTATCCGGTACAGATCATTAAGAAATCCGGTCATTGGTATCAATTCAGTGATTTTGAGGGGGATGCCGGCTGGGTTTACGCTAAACTGCTGGGCAAGCAGTCAACGGTGATTACCATCAAGGATAGATGTAATGTCCGGTCCGGTCCGGGAACCAAATATCCGGTAACTTTTACCAGTGAAAAAGGGGTTGCCTTTAAAGTTATTAAGAAACAGGGGAAATGGATAAAAATACGGCACTCAGACGGTGATCAGGGATGGATTTATAAGACTTTGATTTGGTAGCGGGGACGGTGATGTTAGCGGCATCAAGATTTTGGATGCTTGAGCCAGTCTCAATCAAGGCCGTATTTCTTCATTTTATTGTATACGGTTCCCCGGCTGATTCCCAGTACGCGAGCGGCCTGCTGGCGATTGTAGCCCGTGGCTTTGAGGGAATGTTTTATGAGCTCACATTCGGCTTCTTCCAGGCTGGTGCCCACCGGTAAAACTATTTTTTCCTGAGCCGCACACTCTTTTTTGATCCTTTGGGGAAGATGTTCGGTCAGAATCATACTCCCCGTGCACAGTACCACTGCCCGATGGATGATATTCCTGAGTTCCCGGACGTTGCCGGACCACGTATGGGATTTCAGAGAATCTATGCATTCAAGTGAGAAGCCAATAATGCGTTTTTGATATTCTTTATTGTAATATTGCAGAAAATGCTCCGCCAGCAATCGCCAGTCGTCTTCCCGTTTTCGGAGGGGAGGCAGGCTGATCTGGAAAACCTCCAGCCGATAATAAAGATCCTCGCGGAATTGACCTCGCTTAGTTGCTGCCAGCAGGTCTTCGTTGGTTGCCGCGATAATACGTACATCCGCGGAGATGGTCGAGTTGCCACCAATGCGGCTGAATTCTTTGGTTTCCAGCAGACGGAGCAGGCTGATCTGGGTCCGGTCGTTAATCGTTGAAATCTCATCAAGAAAAACCGTTCCCCGGTGTGATTCTTCAAAAATTCCTTTACGGGTTTCCGTAGCTCCGGTAAAAGCTCCCTTTTCATGGCCGAAAAGCTCGCTGGCCACCAGTTCCGGAGGCAAGGCGCCAAGATGAACCGGTGTATAGACGAACTCGTTGCGCGGGCTCAAATGGTGGATAGCTTCAGCGGCCAGGTCTTTACCAGTACCCGTTTCTCCGGACAGCAAAACAGGAATATCCGTTATCGCTGTTTGCCGAATAAAACGGTACACCTCCTTCATTGCCGCTGAGGTCCCCAGCATATCGTCAAAACCCTTTGGCTGGTGTTCCTTTTTAAGCAGTAAATTTGGAGCTGATGCCGGACGTTGGGCTAAAGCGGATTCGATGAGTATTTTCAGCTCATCATCTTCTATGGGCAGTTTGGCGTAGTGATAAGAGCCGGCTTCCAAGGCCATGGTACCCAGTTCGATATCCTCAGGATTAATCAACATGAGCACCTGGGTCGCGGGGCTTTCAGCCGCAAGCACCTCCATCACCTCAATGTAATCGCTCTGGCCCCTATCTTCAGCACAGCTTGACAGCACCAGAACATCGTAAATATCCTCTTCAAAGTGACCTAAAACCCGACCCAGGATACTTTCACGGAAAACGCGAAGGGAAACATCAGTAAAAAGGTTTTCGATTCGACGGGCCAACTCCTTCCCCTCATCCACACACAGAACTCTGCAAGGGGTGTTGTCATTTGTTGGCTCATAATTTTTTGATTTTATTGACATTTTATTCTGTGCCCCCGTTGTCATTCAGACAATTGAGATTGGTTTTGCTATCGTTTAAGGCGATAGATGGAATAATTTTTCAACTGGCTGATTCGCTGGATATGTCTGTTCAATCTTTAGACATACTATAATCCGTAGTTAATTCTAAATTTTAAACACTTTCCCCATAAGTTCTATAGCATATGTATGAAATTTAGACAAATTAGCATCCCATGGTAATATTTCAGGAAGAATATCGCTATCACGTTAATACTGATATATATTTGTATCATAAAAAAGAGCGCTTCGTAAAAAAATTCACGGGCAAGGTTGTTGTTGGCGACTGCTTGCATGTGCCGTTGTTGAAGCATTTTATTTAATGGCTTTTAAAAACCATCTCAACATTCTGACTTGCATTGCCAGGGACATATCAGCAGGATGTTCTGGCTTGGCTCATAGCGGTATTGGCCGCCGAACGAATCACACGACGTGATTCGCGGCGGACGCCTCGGAAGCCGGCCTGTCTGCGTGCGGCACGCACAGGCAGGCCATGGACGGCCGGCGAGAATGAGCGAGAGCCATGCCGGAACATCCCTGGAGATTTCTTTCAGCTGTTTTTAGAGCAACTCAAGAAGTTGAGAAACCATTAAATAAATAAAAAATAGAATAATGGTACAGCACTTGCATGCTATAGCTGCCCCTGAGACCCTGATTTGTTCTGATTCTTTATTTCCCGGGAATGAAGCTTCCGTAAATCCATTAACATCTAACCAAAGGAGAAAGATTATGAGTAAAATTAATGCAGAACATGTGTTCACGTCGGAGTCCGTAGGCAGTGGGCATCCGGATAAAGTCTGTGACCAGATTTCCGACGCAGTTCTTGACGCCTGTCTGGCGGCTGATCCCAAAAGCCGGGTTGCCTGTGAAACCGCGGTCGGTCATGACCTGGTGAGCAATATGGGTGAAATTACCTGTAATGGTTGGGAATCCATTGACACTGAAGCAATTGCCCGCAATGTGGTGCGCTCCATCGGCTATGATCGTCCTGAACTTAAATTCTGGCATGAGTCATTTGAATATATCTCCCGCATCCATGGTCAGTCTCCGGACATCAGCCAGGGGGTAACCGAAGGGAAAGGGCTGTATGATGAGCAGGGTGCCGGTGACCAGGGAATGATGTTTGGTTTTGCTACCAAGGAAACCGAGGAGCTTATGCCCGCCCCCATAGCTTTCAGTCATCGCCTGCTCATGGAACTGGAAAAGCGGCGAAGGAACCGTGACCTTACCTATCTGAGACCCGATTCCAAGAGTCAGGTGTCGGTGGAGTATGCGGATGGCAAACCCCAAAGCATTACCAGCGTGGTTATCAGCCATCAAACGGACGATGTCCCTCTTGAACAAATTCGGAAAGAACTAATTGAAGTAGCCCGTGAAGTTTTAAGCCCTACCGGTATGCTTAGCCAGGATACTGAATTTTTTATCAACCCCACCGGGGCTTTCGTTTTAGGTGGACCATATGCTGATGCCGGGCTTACCGGTCGCAAGATTATCGTCGATACCTACGGCGGTGTCGGGAGTCATGGTGGTGGTGCTTTCTCCGGGAAAGATCCTTCCAAGGTGGATCGCAGCGCCGCCTATTATGCCCGTTATGCGGCCAAAAACCTGGTTGCAGCCGGCCTGGCTGAAAAGTGTGAAATCCAGGTGGCCTACGCCATCGGCGTCGCCCGGCCTCTGAGCATCAATATTGACACCTATGGAACTGGGATCGTGGATGATTCCGCCTTGCAGGACTTACTGGAAAACAGCGATGTTTTCGATTTTCGTCCGGCGGCCATCAGCGACCAGCTGGGCCTCCAGTCTCCTTCGGGCTGGACATATCAACAGACGGCGGCTTACGGCCATTTCGGCCGCGCCGGGTTTCCGTGGGAACAGCTGGATAAGGTTGAAGCCTTGCGTCAGGCAAGCAAAACTAAGGGAGTGATACGGTTAAGTGCGTGATAACCAGCCGTTGAAACATTTCAACGGTTTTCCAAAGTAAACAGGAAAAATAAACCGGTGCCGGGTCCAGAATGACGACTACCGTCAATCCCGTATCCGGCATTTAATATTAGAAAAATACGAGGTTAAGATAATGAAAAGTAATTTAGCTGACCAGCTGAACAGCAAGACGTCCCAGGCTCCAGTCTTTAAAATCAAAGATCCTGGTCTGGCCGCTTTTGGTCGTCGTGAAATCGAAATCGCCGAGCACGAAATGCCGGGACTCATGGCTACTCGGGAAAAATACGGCCCGGATCAGCCCCTGGCTGGCGCCAGGATTATGGGCAGCCTGCATATGACCATTCAGACTGCCGTTTTGATTGAAACGCTGAAGGCCCTGGGAGCCGATGTCAGGTGGGCTTCCTGTAATATTTTCTCCACTCAGGATCATGCCGCCGCAGCCATTGCGGCAGCAGGCGTGCCGGTTTTTGCCTGGAAAGGCGAAACCCTGGAGGAATACTGGTGGTGTACAAAACAGGCTATTACCTGGCCGGATGGTTCCGGACCGAACCTGGTGGTGGACGATGGCGGCGATGCCACCCTGATCATCCACCGGGGATACGCCGCGGAAGAAAAACCGGAGATCCTGGACGAACCGACAGACAACAAGGAAGTCCAGACCGTAAACCGGCTGCTGCAGGAAACCCAGAAAGCAGAGCCTGAATTCTGGCATCGGGTAGTCAAGGACTGGCGGGGAGCTTCCGAAGAAACCACCACCGGCGTTAATCGTCTCTATATGATGGCTAAAGACGGCAGCCTGCTGGTACCGGCTATCAATGTCAACGATTCAGTAACCAAAAGCAAGTTTGACAACGTTTACGGCTGCCGGGAATCCCTGGTGGATGGCATCAAGCGGGCTACCGATGTGATGATCGCCGGGAAAACTGCTGTTGTCTGTGGATTCGGCGACGTTGGCAAGGGGTCAGCGGAATCACTCGCCTCGCAGCGGGCGCGGGTGATCGTCACGGAAATCGATCCCATCTGTGCTCTGCAGGCACTCATGGCCGGTTATCAGGTGATGACTATTGAAGATGCCCTGCCCATGGGGGATATCTTCGTTACCACAACCGGCAATCTCGACGTGATTACCGCCGAGCACATGGCTAATATGAAAGATCAGGCCATCGTCTGCAATATCGGTCATTTCGACAATGAAATTCAGGTGGACGGGCTCAACAATATCCCGGGCGTCAAAAAACAGAATATCAAGCCCCAGGTAGATAAGTATACCTTTACTGATGGACGTTCCATCTATCTCCTGGCCGAAGGCCGCCTGGTCAATCTCGGCTGTGCCACCGGACATCCCAGCTTTGTCATGTCCAATTCCTTTACTAATCAAACCCTGGCCCAGATCGACCTTTGGAACGAGGACAAGGAAATTGGTGTTTACCGACTCTCCAAAGAGCTGGATGAAGAAGTAGCCCGGCTCCATCTGGAAAAACTGGGGGCAAAACTGACCACGCTTACGAAAGAGCAGGCCGAATACATCGGTGTACCCCAGTCAGGACCGTTCAAACAGGATCATTATCGCTACTAACAACAGCAGTAAGCCTTGTGTTGTTTTCTGCATATTTCTGCATATTTGCGAACGGCATGCATTTGGCATCCACGTTGTTGACCTGTCAATAGCCGGTGCCGGCCAGGCTGCGGAAGATAAAAAAACTTTAACGCCTGAGCAATGCGTCTAAGATCTAAAAAGACGTTCAGGAAAGGAGAATAAATTGAGCAAACGCTATAAAGTGCAATTTCCCCGAGAGACAAGCAATATGGATCAGAACGAGGCGTTCTTTCATTTTTTTGCTGGCGGGGAGAAACATAAACTTCGTTTCCATGATTACAATGAGATTTTTAAGTTTCCCGGGCTTTACGAACAACTGTTTTATGACCGTCTCAAGTGCTGTTCTCATAACAAGGTTAGTGACATACTGAAAACAACAGTGGAGCAGCAGTCTAATTTAAATTTTTCAGAACTTCGCGTTCTTGACCTCGGTGCGGGAAATGGTATGGTCGGTGAAGCCTTGAAAGATCATGGTGTATCCCGCATGGTCGGGGTCGACATATTTCCTGAAGCCGAGAAGTCCTGTGAGCGTGACCGGCCGGGGGTCTATGATGACTACTACACCACCGACTTGACAAAGCTGGGCAAGGAAGAACAAGAGGATATGGAATCGTGGTCACTCAATTGTTTCA encodes:
- a CDS encoding SH3 domain-containing protein; this encodes MRKKLFAFILIMFLLCLMPGLAMAERLSIKVPKANIRSGPGTKYEIIWQVGRYYPVQIIKKSGHWYQFSDFEGDAGWVYAKLLGKQSTVITIKDRCNVRSGPGTKYPVTFTSEKGVAFKVIKKQGKWIKIRHSDGDQGWIYKTLIW
- a CDS encoding methyltransferase domain-containing protein; translated protein: MSKRYKVQFPRETSNMDQNEAFFHFFAGGEKHKLRFHDYNEIFKFPGLYEQLFYDRLKCCSHNKVSDILKTTVEQQSNLNFSELRVLDLGAGNGMVGEALKDHGVSRMVGVDIFPEAEKSCERDRPGVYDDYYTTDLTKLGKEEQEDMESWSLNCFTTVAALGYGDIPPKAFFQAFNLIESNSWVAFNIKETFLDNSDTSGFSKAIRELIFSEYLDLHHLERYRHRFSIDGTPLYYFAIAGKKNVHIPDSFLSKLA
- a CDS encoding sigma-54 dependent transcriptional regulator, whose protein sequence is MARRIENLFTDVSLRVFRESILGRVLGHFEEDIYDVLVLSSCAEDRGQSDYIEVMEVLAAESPATQVLMLINPEDIELGTMALEAGSYHYAKLPIEDDELKILIESALAQRPASAPNLLLKKEHQPKGFDDMLGTSAAMKEVYRFIRQTAITDIPVLLSGETGTGKDLAAEAIHHLSPRNEFVYTPVHLGALPPELVASELFGHEKGAFTGATETRKGIFEESHRGTVFLDEISTINDRTQISLLRLLETKEFSRIGGNSTISADVRIIAATNEDLLAATKRGQFREDLYYRLEVFQISLPPLRKREDDWRLLAEHFLQYYNKEYQKRIIGFSLECIDSLKSHTWSGNVRELRNIIHRAVVLCTGSMILTEHLPQRIKKECAAQEKIVLPVGTSLEEAECELIKHSLKATGYNRQQAARVLGISRGTVYNKMKKYGLD
- the ahcY gene encoding adenosylhomocysteinase, whose translation is MKSNLADQLNSKTSQAPVFKIKDPGLAAFGRREIEIAEHEMPGLMATREKYGPDQPLAGARIMGSLHMTIQTAVLIETLKALGADVRWASCNIFSTQDHAAAAIAAAGVPVFAWKGETLEEYWWCTKQAITWPDGSGPNLVVDDGGDATLIIHRGYAAEEKPEILDEPTDNKEVQTVNRLLQETQKAEPEFWHRVVKDWRGASEETTTGVNRLYMMAKDGSLLVPAINVNDSVTKSKFDNVYGCRESLVDGIKRATDVMIAGKTAVVCGFGDVGKGSAESLASQRARVIVTEIDPICALQALMAGYQVMTIEDALPMGDIFVTTTGNLDVITAEHMANMKDQAIVCNIGHFDNEIQVDGLNNIPGVKKQNIKPQVDKYTFTDGRSIYLLAEGRLVNLGCATGHPSFVMSNSFTNQTLAQIDLWNEDKEIGVYRLSKELDEEVARLHLEKLGAKLTTLTKEQAEYIGVPQSGPFKQDHYRY
- the metK gene encoding methionine adenosyltransferase gives rise to the protein MSKINAEHVFTSESVGSGHPDKVCDQISDAVLDACLAADPKSRVACETAVGHDLVSNMGEITCNGWESIDTEAIARNVVRSIGYDRPELKFWHESFEYISRIHGQSPDISQGVTEGKGLYDEQGAGDQGMMFGFATKETEELMPAPIAFSHRLLMELEKRRRNRDLTYLRPDSKSQVSVEYADGKPQSITSVVISHQTDDVPLEQIRKELIEVAREVLSPTGMLSQDTEFFINPTGAFVLGGPYADAGLTGRKIIVDTYGGVGSHGGGAFSGKDPSKVDRSAAYYARYAAKNLVAAGLAEKCEIQVAYAIGVARPLSINIDTYGTGIVDDSALQDLLENSDVFDFRPAAISDQLGLQSPSGWTYQQTAAYGHFGRAGFPWEQLDKVEALRQASKTKGVIRLSA